In the Acidobacteriota bacterium genome, GCTCTCGTGGATGATGATGAAGTCAAACTTCGTGCTGATGCCGACGCCCGTCCAGTCGCGTTCGAGGTAGCCGTTGGCGAATCGGTTGCCATAGGTCACCGCGCTCTGGTGCTCCATGCCGGAGTAGGGGACCTCGATGAGCTTGAAGCCGTCTTTCGGAAACGGGTATTCGCCGAAGTAGTGTTCAAATGCCTCGAGCATCGGTTTCGTTTGCACGAACTGCGCGCGTGCCTTCGCCATGTTCTCGGGCAGCACCCAGTAGTCGAGCGTGAGGTCGCCCATCTTCTCGCCGAAGTGTTCGTAGGTGCCGATGTTGAGCGACACGTTGTAGGAGTTGATGGGGTAGTGGATACGCCAGTCCCAGCGCGTGTAACCGTCGCCAAGATCCTTCTTGCCCATGAACCGTCCGTTCGAAACGTCCACCAGCGGATTCGGGACCTCCACGCTGAGGTCCATCCCTTCCACTTCGTCGCGCCACTGGTCTTTGCTCGGCCACCAGATGCTGGACCCTTCACCTTCGCAGGCGGTGTTGATCCAATGGCGGCCCGCAGGGTCCTTGCGAAACGCAATGCCGCCGAACCTGCCGGTCTCGAGCGGCGTGCCTGAGTAGTGAAAGTCGATTTCGTACGTGCGGCCCTTGCGAAGCGTCTCGGGGAAGTTGATGAACACGGCGTTCAGCTCCCGGTCGACCACGAGCGGCGTGTTGCCCAGCAGCACTTTGTCCACGGCCAGATTGGCATAGAGATCCAGCCGAATCCTGGTGTCGTCGGCCAGCATCTTGAAGCGCACCCGGTTGCGGCCGCTGAGGAACTTCTTGTCCGGGTCCACACGCACCGTGAGCGCGTAGTGGAGCAGGTCGTTATTCGAGCGATACCGGTCGTAGCCGCCGCGCAACTCAGCCGTGCGCGCAGCCTGGAGGGCTTGCCCCGGTGTTTGTGGCGGGCGTTGCGCCTGAAACGCCGAGGCCGAAACGGTCAGTGACGAGATGGTGAGTAAGGTGCCGACGAGAGTGCGCATCGCGGGCAGCGTAACACGACGGGAAAAACGACCTCTGAGGTAGTTTCGTTGGGCAATCCTTGACGAAACTACCTCAGAGGTCGTTTTTGCCGGACTCTGGACTCTGGACTCTGGACCCTGGACTTCAGCGCAGCGTGACCGTCCCGCGCTGAACCTGCGCCTTCACGTTTCCTGACACGGACGGTGAGAGCCACACTTGCTCGTGCACCCGGTAGGCGCTGACACTCTGCGAGTCTGCCGCCCACTGGAGCGACCCGGCCTGATAGGCAAAGATGGCCGTGCCGTCAGTGGTTCTGCGCGTAGCGGTGCCACCGGCGGCGGGCCGTACGACCACGTTGTGGTTCTCGACCAAGGCTTCCCACCGGCCGTCGGGAGACGTGCGGGCGGGCGCGACAGGCGCGGGCGCGCCGGTCGCGCCGGCGGTCACCGCGCGCCGGCTCTGGCACTCGTAGTCCGTGGGCGGCACCAGATTCCAGTTCCACTTGATCTGCAGGTCGCACCGCCAGAGCCAGCCGTTGAGAATGAACTCGATGGCCATGGCGCCTTCCTGGATGTAGGCGTTGGCGCCGTCGTACTTCACCACGAACTCCGCGGCCGGGTCGGCCAGCGGCAACCCGTGCGGCGTGTATTCGTTGCCGGTCCGGATTCCCAGTTCGATGGCCAGCCGCTGATGATCGAACAGCGGCTCCTTCACGCCATGCAGCGCGTCCACGTTGAGCCACAAGTGCCCGGCCGGGATGGTCTTGCGAAACCAGAACTGATCGGGCTTGGTCCACACCAGGCCGCTGAC is a window encoding:
- a CDS encoding M1 family metallopeptidase, coding for MRTLVGTLLTISSLTVSASAFQAQRPPQTPGQALQAARTAELRGGYDRYRSNNDLLHYALTVRVDPDKKFLSGRNRVRFKMLADDTRIRLDLYANLAVDKVLLGNTPLVVDRELNAVFINFPETLRKGRTYEIDFHYSGTPLETGRFGGIAFRKDPAGRHWINTACEGEGSSIWWPSKDQWRDEVEGMDLSVEVPNPLVDVSNGRFMGKKDLGDGYTRWDWRIHYPINSYNVSLNIGTYEHFGEKMGDLTLDYWVLPENMAKARAQFVQTKPMLEAFEHYFGEYPFPKDGFKLIEVPYSGMEHQSAVTYGNRFANGYLERDWTGVGISTKFDFIIIHESGHEWFGNAVSAADVSDMWIQEGWTTYLECLYVERLFGAADGLKYTNAYKTKIQNRTPIITERGLHRSPPQDMYFKGALFLHTLRGVVNDDAVWWKLIRDFYQANKYTNIMTEDVVAFFNARLKRDLTPVFNQYLRRTALPTLELDFATTPGSVRYRWKADEAGFNMPVKVGRADAWQVVSPTTEWKTMATTVAKDDFQVATDLYYVLVDKR